TCTCTTCCTCGGTATATTGATGATGATCGTGGGTATCCAGTTCGTTTCCCTCGGACTACTTGCCGAGATGATTGCCGCGGGAAAAGATAGGGAGAATTATTCCGTATCGGAGAAAATCGGAGTCGATAGTGAAAATTGACCTCTGTATGAGGGATAGACCCTAAGACCCGCTGATGGGTCAATAATGAAAGTAGTTCTGGTCGGTCCGTCACATCCCTACAGAGGGGGAATTTCTCACTATAATACCCGTCTCTATCAGGCGATGCTCGATAAGGGACACGAGCCGCTGCTCCTGAATTTTAAACGAATGTATCCTTCGATACTATTTCCCGGTAAAACGCAATATGACGAGTCGGGCAGGATATTTGAGGCTCCGTCTGAAAGGTTGATAGATTCGGTCAACCCGATCTCATGGTTTAGAGCAGCAAGGTTTATAAAATCTGCCGACCCGGACGCGGTGATCTTTCACTGGTGGCAGCCGTTTTTCGGACCCTGTTACGGCACAATCCTTAGCCGGCTGCGCGGAATTTCAGGCAAACGGATATTTATTTGCCACAACGTACAGCCGCATGAAGAATCTTTTATAGACGGGATTTTGAGCAGGAGAGTATTTCAAAAGGTCGACCGCTTTATCGTTCATTCAGAGGAGGACAAGGTTAACCTCCTTGATATGTATCCGAACGCGGTTATAGTGAAAAATTTTCATCCTGTCTATGATATATTCAAATCGGCGGGAGGCGTTCCCGATATGACGGAGAAGAACGGAGAGTCTCCTGCGAGAATCCTCTTTTTCGGTTATGTGAGGAAATATAAAGGGTTGATCCACCTCCTTGAGGCAATGCCGGAAATATTGCGAAAGATGAATCTGATTCTGACTATCGCGGGCGAATTTTATGACGAAAAGATTCCGTACCTGGAGCTGATAGATAAACTCGGTATCTCGAAG
The DNA window shown above is from Candidatus Neomarinimicrobiota bacterium and carries:
- a CDS encoding glycosyltransferase; its protein translation is MKVVLVGPSHPYRGGISHYNTRLYQAMLDKGHEPLLLNFKRMYPSILFPGKTQYDESGRIFEAPSERLIDSVNPISWFRAARFIKSADPDAVIFHWWQPFFGPCYGTILSRLRGISGKRIFICHNVQPHEESFIDGILSRRVFQKVDRFIVHSEEDKVNLLDMYPNAVIVKNFHPVYDIFKSAGGVPDMTEKNGESPARILFFGYVRKYKGLIHLLEAMPEILRKMNLILTIAGEFYDEKIPYLELIDKLGISKNVKVIDRYIPNEEVSSYFENTDLVVIPYTNATQSGIVQISYNFGIPVVVTRVGGLPEVVWDGETGYIVEPGSSSAVADAVIDYFKNGKAEGFKKNIIERQHLFSWDNLIQSLESLIK